A segment of the Promicromonospora sukumoe genome:
CGCCGGTCGCGTCGGACTCAAGCTCATCCCTGGACTGGGCTGGATCAGCCTCGCCGCTGACGCCTACATGCTCTACGACTGGGCCACCACGCAAGGACGACCGCACGTTGCCCCGGGTGCCGGCAGAACTCCGACCAGCGGAAACCTCCGGACCGAGACCGGCTCGGTCAGCGTCACCTCGCCACAAGCCGACCCGCCACCCCCGCCGGCACCGACCATCACCCACGTCAAGACATGGACCAACCTGGAAAACAAGAGCAGCGATGTAACGCTCTCCAACGTCGGCGGCATGCGGGTGGTCACCACCACCTGGATGGCCGACAAGTACCGATACACCCAGAACATCTGGTCCAACGGGCACTGGGACGACTGGGTCCGGACGTTCCTCGGCCACTACACGATCGACGTCATCAAGGAGCAGCTCGGCAAGGTCGTCGACCCCACCCGCGTGGACGCCTCCCACACCACCCCGACGCAAACAGCACAGGTCAAGACCAGCGCGCAGGCTGCAGACGACGGGCAGTGCGGACTGTCCGGCACCCTACTGTCCTGCATGCTGGCACTTCCCACGGTGACCACCGGATGTGCTCCATGGGACGCTCCTTTACGCCTGTGCACCGCGATAGCAGCCACTCCGGGCGCGCCTGGTTCTACAGGACCTGCCACGGGGTCCGACGCAACCGGTACCACACCGACGCCGGTCGCACCCCAGCCAGAAGGGGCAGGCACCGGGGGGTCCGACGGCAGCAAGCCTCCTACGAGCTCGCCAGCGTGTGAGCCAGACGCCGACAGCGCCAGCGAAGAATCTAGGAGCCTGGCAGAGTACTGGCCACCCAACCGAGGTGCGCTGGGCGAGACCACGCGTGAGTTCCTTTACGCAGGCACCCGGATCGACCGATACGGACATCCTTTTGGTAGGTTCGTTGCGCCGGCCGGGACGCCGTATGCGATGCGAGCGCTTCCTCCGGGATCGTCATCGAAACCACTTACAACTTACGAGGTTTTGAAGCCGTTTGAAGTTCAGTCATCGCAGGCTGCGCCCGCTTTTTGTGAACTCGGATTGGGTACTCAATACGAACTGCCCACTAGTGTCGACAAACTTGTCGTCAAGGGGATTCTTCGGGAGGTGAAGTGAATAGGTCCGAACTTCGTAGTCTGCTCGTCGAGCTAGGAATACCGCACGACGCGTACGAGCTGGACGGTGATGTCCGGGACGAGAGCTTTGTTCTCGGTGAAAGCTACGGAACCTGGTTCGTCTACTATTCGGAAAGGGGGCTGCGGTCCAGGGAAAGAAAATTCACTTCTGAAAGTGACGCGTGTGAATATCTGCTACGAGTTCTAAGGCGCGGGTTCAGGGTATAGGCGAAATTGTGCTCGTAGGCAAGCAATCTGCAATCAAGGTGGTGCTGCAATGAGCGAGTTGGATTTTTTTGGGTAATGGTGCCGCCCGCGATTCGGAGATTGTCGCTGTCGTGTCATCGCTAATTGATCTGCTCGGCCGCTACGACGACGCACGCGCCGTGGAATGGCTAGAGGGTCGGCGTGCAATCTTGGAGAGCGACAGGGGGCTCGAGCGGAAATCGGTGATTTCTGACCTGCATCGGATCGTCCTAGGTATGGGCGGCCTGATGGACATGCGCCTTTCCGGTCCATCGCCTGAAATGGAGCGACAGGCGAACGTCGAACTCCGTGCGCTGGCGGATCGCCTTTACGAACTGACCAATGTCATCAAACCGCCTCACGAATGAGGTTGACCAGCTCGGTAGCTGTGGGGCTGTGCGTAAGGGCGCCATGTCTTGTCCTGCGCGCCCAGGGCGTCAAAAGCCTCCCGACCGCATCCCAAACGGCGCCTAACAAGGGATCCCCTGATCGTCAGTCTCCTCACCGTGCCAAGCGCTGCTCGGACCGTGCGGGTCGCGACGGGGCGGCCGGTGCTGCGAGGTCAGCGGCGAAATGTGTCCCGTGTACCTTCCAGCGAGCTGAGCGGCAGCGCCAACTCCTGGGCACGTGCCCAGGAGTTGCCGGGCACATCGGCGATCAGCCCGCGGGGGAGCCTCGTCGCGCCAGCCGACTCGGCCGGCGACTTTGAATTGCCATTGGTCCCAAGTCACAGGGAAGGTCCAGCCTCTCGCGTCTGGGGCTAGGCCACCAGATCAGGACCGGTTTGCACAGTTCAACGTCTGATCGACGACATCTCGATTGCCTTGCCCCTAGGCGTTCGCCAACGAGTCAGCCAGGATAGTGCGTGGCTACCTGTCCGTTCGGCCACGATGAAGGTGACATGTCTGCTGATCTCGACCCGGATCTGAACGTCTTTGACAGTCTCTATGCCGTTGTTTTGCACGGGCACTTGGGTGGCAGGTTGCGGTGGTCGCCCGAGGAGCACGGATGGCTCCGATGGAGCAGCATCTATGGCGTCTGGGAGCCTGCCGTAGACCCGAGTGTGTCCCCGAATGACGAGGATCTACGTATCGGGCGTAGCCTGGCTGCGCGACCGGACTGCATGGACTGCGGCGGCCAGTCGGCCATGCACTTCATAGAGACTGACCCGTTCGGACGTCCTACCCGGTACTGCGTGGCGCGGCCGTCGGCTGCGGTCGTCGGTAGCAGCGGCACCAAGAAGCACTGGGGCAGCCCGCACGGGTGTCTCCGGAACAGCGCCTACCAAGGTGAGTACTACGAGTACGAGCGACAGGACGGGGTGTCCTGGCCCGGGGGATGGTTCCTCTACGGCGAGCCGCTGTCGGCTGACCCTGTGATAGCGAGCGAATGGTGCTCGAGATGCACCGGGGCGGCTAGGAACGTGGCCGCGCATTATGGGCTCTTCGCTGGTACGTCAGAAGAGCAAGCCGCTGCGTGGGATAGATACGCGCAGGACATGACCCGGCGGATCAAAGATGCAGATTCGGGCGGTGTCCAAGGCCTGGTCGGAATTTGGTCGATGACGGCAAGCTGAGTTGCGGACGATGTCCAACGTCAACGTTGAGGCTTCTCGCCCGACACGTACACCGGCCGATGCCTCGTGGCCTACGTGGTCGTTATCACCACACCTTGTCGAAGTCGCTGAGTGCCATCGTAGCGAGTGGCCCGGCGGCCTCTGCTGCTTCGCGGTCGAAGCTGCGGTCGTGACCGCCTGGGCTGTGACTGGCGCATCGCGACCTCGCTGGTCATGCCGTCCTCGCAAGTAGATAAGGGCGTGACGATACCTGCCAAGTCCCCCTCCGGACACTTTTTTCCCGCTGTGACCAGCGGGTTTACCGAGTAGACGAACGCCGAGCACCTCGTAGAGGTCTCGGCGTTCTTTGTTTTGTGGCGCGGCCCAGGACGTTGAGCGACCCGCCGACGATCGTCATCGACCGGCCTCGGGGACTTCCGTGGTTCCGGTGACCTGCTCCAGGACCCGCACCGCCCGGCCGAGCCCGTCCTCCGACCGGATACCGGTTCCGATCTCGGCGGCGCGCTCCGCGTAGGCGGCGGTTCCCACGAGGTCGCCGAGGCGTTCGGCCAGGCCCTGTGCGAGCCGGCGTGGAGGGAGCGGTGCGGGTCCGGCCCCTGTCGTGTGCACGCGTGCGCCCCAGAACGGCTGGTCGCCGAGGAAGGGCACGACGAGTGTCGGTCTGCCTGCCCGCAGGCCGGCAGCGGTCGAGCCGGCCCCGCCGTGGTGGACCACCGCGCTGACCCGGTCGAAGAGCCAGTCGTGGGGCGCGCCCTCGATGGTCAGGATGTCGTCGGCGTCGGCGTCGACTGGCGTGATGCCGCCCCATCCGGTGGCCACGATCCCGCGCAGGCCGTGGTGCCGCAGCGCGCGCACCACGACGTCGCGCCGCTCGTCGGCGCCCTTGCCGAACCCCATCGAGCCGAAACCGACGTAGACCGGCGGGTCTCCCGCCTCCAGGAACTGACGCAGTCGGGCCGGAGGCTCCCAGGTGGTCCCGTTCTCCTGGTCCAGGAACCAGTAGCCGGTCACGTGCGCGGACGCGGGATAGTCCGCGGGGACCGGGAGGACGTGGCGGCTGTACGGGTACAGGACGTGGACGGGGCTGCCGTCGCGGTTGCGCAGGGGGTCGGCCAGGCGCCGTACCGGCCTCAGGCCGAGATCGCGGCGGAAGTCGTTGTTCATCCGGCTGTACATGATTCCGCTCATCCGGTTGAACGCGTACGACGCGCGGTTACCCCACGCGCCGAGGCGAGGACTGCCGAACAGTGGCACGGCGTACTCGCGGGTCGGTGTGAACAACGGCAGTGGCAGGGACAGCACTCCCGGGACGCCCAGGGCCTCGGCGATGTGCGGTCCGGTCAGCGTCTTGGGGTGATGCACCACGACGTCGGGCCGGGCGGCTCGGGCGGCGGCCCAGCACTCCGCGTTCAGCTCACGCATCGCGGACGTCATGACGCCGAGGGTCTGGAGCGCGTCCCGCGGTCCGCTCAGCTCCGGCATGACGTCCTGGACCAGCCGCAGCATCGTGGTGCCGGCCGGGTGGTGGGTGATGGTGCCGGGGCCGCCGGACGGCACGAGACCGGCGAACGGCTCCGGCACAGCGAGGGTGACGTCGTGGCCCGCCCGGGCGAGGGCACCGGCGAGCGCGGCGTACGGCTGGATGTCCCCGCGGGTACCGAACGACATGATCAGGGCGTGCATCGGCAGTTCCTCCGAGAGGACCACTGGGCCGCCCGGAGACGGGGCGGCAGCGCCGCCGACCAGGCTTCCCGGCACACCTGCGGTGACCATACACCTCGGTCCGGCGGCACTGTCCACGGGGAACACGATTCGTTCGGGGTGGGGCCTGTATCGGGTAAGATATCGGTAAAGGTGTGCCGGGAAGTCTGGTCGGCGTGGACCAGTCGACGGCTGGTTCTCCCAGACGACCGCTCGTCCCCGAGAGGACCTCGTGCCCCGCACCTTTTCCCTTTCTCCTGTCCACCGCCTGCGTTCCTGGGCCTCCCGCGAGACCACGGGAGGGGCACTCCTGATCGCCGCGGCGCTCGTCGCGTTGCTCTGGGCGAACTCTCCCTGGCGGCAGGCGTACGAGTCGCTGGCCGCGACGGTGGTCGGCCCTGCTGATATCGGCCCCTGGCACGTGCACCTCGACCTGTCGCTCAGCGCGTGGGCGGCCGACGGGCTTCTGGCGATCTTCTTCTTCGTGGTCGGGGTCGAGCTCAAGCACGAGTTCGTGGCCGGCAGCCTGCGCAGCCCGCGCGAGGCGGGGGTCCCGATCCTCGCCGCGGTGGGCGGCATGGCCGTGCCCGCCCTGGTCTACGTGGCCGTGGTGATCGCAGCGGGTGACCCGGCGGCGTTGCACGGGTGGGCGATCCCGACCGCCACGGACATCGCGTTCGCCCTGGGGGTGCTCGCGATCTTCGGGCGCGGCCTGCCGGTCGCGATCCGGACGTTCTTGCTGACCCTGGCCGTGGTGGACGACCTGCTGGCGATCATCGTGATCGCCGTGTTCTACACCGAGACGATCAGCTGGTGGCCGCTGCTGGGCGCGCTGGCCTGCGTGGCGTTGTTCGCGTGGCAGGTCCGGTCGCGGTCCCCGCGCTGGTTCGTGCTGCTGCCCGTGGCGCTCGTCGCGTGGACCCTGATGCACTCCTCTGGCGTGCACGCCACGATCGCGGGTGTGCTGCTGGGCTTCATGGTGCCCGCCGTCGCGCGGCACGGCGAGGTCGAGCCCCGCACGCACACCTACGAGGGCTTGATGCGCCCGGTCTCCCAGGGGCTGGCGCTGCCGTTGTTCGCCTTCTTCGCCGCCGGGGTCTCGCTGCTCGACGGCGACGGCGCCGGTGCGCTGCTCGGTCAGCCGGTCGTGGCGGCCATCGCTGCCGGCCTCGTGCTGGGCAAGGTCGCCGGTGTGCTGGGTGCCACCGCGCTGGTCACGCGCCTGACACCGTTGCGCCTGCCGGCCGGGATCGGCGTACGCGACTTGCTGCCCGTCGGGTTCCTGGCCGGCATCGGGTTCACGGTGTCGCTGCTGATCAGCGAGCTCTCGTTCGGCGACGCCGCGCACGCCGACGGCGCCAAGATCGCCGTGCTCGGCGCGTCCGTGCTCGCCGCGATCCTCGGTGCGGTCTCGCTGCGCTGGGACGCGCACAAGGCCCGCGCCGCCGACATGAACCTCGACGGCGTCGACGACGACGTGCACGACCACATCGGTGACGAGGCGCGCGACACCCACTGAAGCAGGCCGCTGCCGGTGCTTGCCACCCTTGAATGTTAGTCACTAACATTCAAGGGTGGTCACACCTCGCACGCTCCGCACCCGGGCACGCATCCTCGACGCGGCACTGGATCTCTTCGAGCGCCAGGGTTACGGCTCGACCACGGTGAACCAGATCGCCGAGGCCGCCGGCGTCACCCCGATGACATTCTTCCGGCACTTCCCGACCAAGGACGCGGTGCTGGTCACCGACCCCTACGACCCGCTCATCGCCGAGGCGGTCGGCATGCAACCAGCCACGCTGCCACCTCTGGAACGGGTGCGGCTCGGACTGCTCGCCGCGCTCGGGGACATCACACCCACCGAGGACGCCACGGCCAGGCGCCGGGTCGCGCTCGTCGCGCGCGAGCCGTCCCTGCGGGCCGCCGTGGCGATGGGCACGCAGGCCACGCAGGACGCGATCGCGGCAAGGCTGCTCGCCGACGACGTCGACCGGCTGGAGGCAACCATCGCCGCCTCGGTGTGCCTCGCGGCCGTCACGGCGGCGCTGCTGGAGTGGGGTTCCGCCCCGGCCGACGTCACGCTAGCCGAACTCGTCCGCCGCGCCCTGGCGCAGCTCGCCCCGTCGGGAACGCCGTCATGACGGTTCCGGCCCTGATGCTCGACGGCGTCTCGCACACCTTCGGCGGCCGGCCCGCCCTCGACCGGCTCACGCTCATCGTCCGCCCCGGGCGGGTCGTGGCCCTGATCGGCCTCAACGGCGCAGGGAAGACCACCGCCCTGCGCGCGCTCGCCGGCCGGCTGCGCCCAGGACACGGCACCGCCCGCGTCCTGGGCCACGACCCGGTTCACCTGTCCGGGTCACTGGCCGCGCGCTTCGGCCACGTGGTCGACGCCCCGCTGGTCTATCCGGAGCTGAGCGTCACCGAGAACCTGCGCTGCGCGGCCCGGCTGCACGGCCTGGCCCGCCCCGCGGCCGCGGCGACGGCGGACGCGACGGTCGACGGGCTCGGGCTGGACCCGTGGCGGCACGCACGCGCCGCGACGCTCTCGGCGGGCAACCGCCAGCGGCTCGGGATCGGCTGCGCGACGCTGCACCGGCCGGGCGCGCTGATGCTCGACGAACCCACCAGCGCCCTGGACCCGCAGGGTGTCGTCCTCGTGCGTGCCCTGGTGCGCGGTCTGGCCGACGACGGTGCCGGGGTTCTCGTCTCCAGCCATCACCTGGACGAGGTCGCGCGGATCGCGGACGAGATCGTGGTGCTGCACGCCGGGCGCGATGTCGGCCGCCTGGAACCCGGTGGCACCGACCTGGAGCAGCGGTTCTTCGCCATGGTGCTCGACGCCGACGCCGACGCCGACGCCGAACGCGTCGAGCGCATCGCCGAACCTCGGAGCCACTCATGACCGGCCTCGCCGCGCTGCGCGCCGCCCTCGCCGTCGAGACGCTGAAGCTGCGCCGCTCCGTCGTCGCGCGCATGGCGACGGCGCTCCTCGTGGTGCTGGTGCCGCTCGGTTCGATGGGTGTGGTCGCGCTCGCGCGTTCCCCGCAGGCTGTCGGCCCGACGGCTGCCAAGCTCGCCGACTACGCCACCGGCGACCCCGCCACGACCCACCTGGTGGTCTGCGCCCAGGTCCTGTCCGTCGCCGCACTGGCCGCGGGCGGGTTCTATGTCGCCTGGTCGTTCGGGCGCGAGCTCGAGAGCGGTACCGCCGGTGCGCTGTTCGGGCTGGCCGTTCCGCGGGGCGTGGTCGCTCTGGCCAAGTGCCTGGTCGCCCTGGCCTGGATCGCCGGGTGCGTGCTGCTGACCGTCGGTCTGACCCTCGCGGTCTCGGCGGCCGTCACCACCGCGCAGGGCGCGGCCTTCGCGGGTGCTTGGGCCGGAGCGCGGACCGCCCTGCTCGCGGGGCTCCTCGGAGGCGGCCTGGCCCTGCCGTTCGCCTGGGTCGCCACCGTGACGCGCAGCCAGCTCGGCACCGTCGGCGCCCTGGTCGGCATGGTCGCACTCACCCAGATCGTGGTGCTCCTGGGCGGGGGAACCTGGTTCCCCTACGCAGCCCCATCACTGTGGACGGGGATGGGCGGTTCCGCGGCGGCATCCGCCGTCAGGCCTCCGCACCTGCTCCTTGCCGCCGCGGTCGGCCCGCTGGCCGTGGTGGTCGTCGTCCAGGCATGGCGGCGGCTCACGAACGTGTGAGGCGCCGCCCGCTGAAGGGCCCCGGGCACGGCACCGCACCTGCCTCCTCGACGGGCTACGGTGACCGTCGAGGGTCCCGGGGCCCCGACAGGCGCGCCGTGTGCCCGCCACCGGGCGCCGGGCGAGCGAAAGGCGAACGAGGACCAGATGCGGTTCAGCAGCGCGGCGGGCCGCGAGGAGGGCCACGGCGCACCGTTGCGCCGTCGTCCCGGCCAGCTCGTGATCACCGGGTTCATCGGTGCGATCGCGGTGGGCACGATGCTCCTCCTGCTGCCGATCTCGACCGCCGGTCAGAGCGCCACCTTCATGGAGGCCCTGTTCACGGCCACCTCGGCGGTGTGCGTGACCGGGCTGATCGTCACCGACACACCGGTGTTCTGGTCCGGGTTCGGCCAGGCCGTGATCCTGGTGCTCATCCAGATCGGCGGCCTCGGGGTGATGACCGTGGCGTCCCTGCTCGGCGTCCTGGTCATGCGCCGCCTGGACCTGAGCTCGCGGCTGGTCGCGGCCGCCTCGACCCGGGCGGTGAGCCTCGGCGACGTGCGCCGGCTGCTGGTGCGCGTCGTGGTGCTCGCGCTGGCCGTCGAGGCCGTCGTGGCGCTGGTCCTGACCGTGCGGTTCGCGGTGGCCTACGACGAGTCGTTCGGCCAGGCCCTGTGGCAGGGCGTCTTCCACGCCGTGTCCGCCTACAACAACGCCGGCTTCGCCCTGTTCTCCCTGTCGCTGATCGACTTCGTGGCCGACCCCTGGGTCTGCGTGCCGATCTGTGTCGCGACGATCGTCGGCGGGCTCGGCCTGCCGGTGATCCTGGAGGTGCTGCGCGAACGCCATCGTCCGCGCCGGTGGAGCGTGCACACCAAGATCACGCTCCTCATGACCGCGCTGCTCCTGGTCGGAGGTACCGGCTTCTTC
Coding sequences within it:
- a CDS encoding TrkH family potassium uptake protein; protein product: MRFSSAAGREEGHGAPLRRRPGQLVITGFIGAIAVGTMLLLLPISTAGQSATFMEALFTATSAVCVTGLIVTDTPVFWSGFGQAVILVLIQIGGLGVMTVASLLGVLVMRRLDLSSRLVAAASTRAVSLGDVRRLLVRVVVLALAVEAVVALVLTVRFAVAYDESFGQALWQGVFHAVSAYNNAGFALFSLSLIDFVADPWVCVPICVATIVGGLGLPVILEVLRERHRPRRWSVHTKITLLMTALLLVGGTGFFLLAEWDNPATLGTLDTGGRILASFTQSAQARTAGFNSVNTGEMHTETWLGTVILMFIGGGSGGTAGGIKVTTFAVLAVVIWSELRGDPDAAVFDRRISVATQRQALTLALLSVAIVVLPTLWITALSPFTVDQILFEVTSAFSTTGLSTGITAQLAWYHQIVLVALMFIGRLGPITLGTALALRAHRRLYRLPESAPIIG
- the nhaA gene encoding Na+/H+ antiporter NhaA, which encodes MPRTFSLSPVHRLRSWASRETTGGALLIAAALVALLWANSPWRQAYESLAATVVGPADIGPWHVHLDLSLSAWAADGLLAIFFFVVGVELKHEFVAGSLRSPREAGVPILAAVGGMAVPALVYVAVVIAAGDPAALHGWAIPTATDIAFALGVLAIFGRGLPVAIRTFLLTLAVVDDLLAIIVIAVFYTETISWWPLLGALACVALFAWQVRSRSPRWFVLLPVALVAWTLMHSSGVHATIAGVLLGFMVPAVARHGEVEPRTHTYEGLMRPVSQGLALPLFAFFAAGVSLLDGDGAGALLGQPVVAAIAAGLVLGKVAGVLGATALVTRLTPLRLPAGIGVRDLLPVGFLAGIGFTVSLLISELSFGDAAHADGAKIAVLGASVLAAILGAVSLRWDAHKARAADMNLDGVDDDVHDHIGDEARDTH
- a CDS encoding ABC transporter permease, with translation MTGLAALRAALAVETLKLRRSVVARMATALLVVLVPLGSMGVVALARSPQAVGPTAAKLADYATGDPATTHLVVCAQVLSVAALAAGGFYVAWSFGRELESGTAGALFGLAVPRGVVALAKCLVALAWIAGCVLLTVGLTLAVSAAVTTAQGAAFAGAWAGARTALLAGLLGGGLALPFAWVATVTRSQLGTVGALVGMVALTQIVVLLGGGTWFPYAAPSLWTGMGGSAAASAVRPPHLLLAAAVGPLAVVVVVQAWRRLTNV
- a CDS encoding TetR/AcrR family transcriptional regulator, with product MVTPRTLRTRARILDAALDLFERQGYGSTTVNQIAEAAGVTPMTFFRHFPTKDAVLVTDPYDPLIAEAVGMQPATLPPLERVRLGLLAALGDITPTEDATARRRVALVAREPSLRAAVAMGTQATQDAIAARLLADDVDRLEATIAASVCLAAVTAALLEWGSAPADVTLAELVRRALAQLAPSGTPS
- a CDS encoding ABC transporter ATP-binding protein, with amino-acid sequence MTVPALMLDGVSHTFGGRPALDRLTLIVRPGRVVALIGLNGAGKTTALRALAGRLRPGHGTARVLGHDPVHLSGSLAARFGHVVDAPLVYPELSVTENLRCAARLHGLARPAAAATADATVDGLGLDPWRHARAATLSAGNRQRLGIGCATLHRPGALMLDEPTSALDPQGVVLVRALVRGLADDGAGVLVSSHHLDEVARIADEIVVLHAGRDVGRLEPGGTDLEQRFFAMVLDADADADAERVERIAEPRSHS
- a CDS encoding glycosyltransferase — translated: MHALIMSFGTRGDIQPYAALAGALARAGHDVTLAVPEPFAGLVPSGGPGTITHHPAGTTMLRLVQDVMPELSGPRDALQTLGVMTSAMRELNAECWAAARAARPDVVVHHPKTLTGPHIAEALGVPGVLSLPLPLFTPTREYAVPLFGSPRLGAWGNRASYAFNRMSGIMYSRMNNDFRRDLGLRPVRRLADPLRNRDGSPVHVLYPYSRHVLPVPADYPASAHVTGYWFLDQENGTTWEPPARLRQFLEAGDPPVYVGFGSMGFGKGADERRDVVVRALRHHGLRGIVATGWGGITPVDADADDILTIEGAPHDWLFDRVSAVVHHGGAGSTAAGLRAGRPTLVVPFLGDQPFWGARVHTTGAGPAPLPPRRLAQGLAERLGDLVGTAAYAERAAEIGTGIRSEDGLGRAVRVLEQVTGTTEVPEAGR